One window of Nymphaea colorata isolate Beijing-Zhang1983 chromosome 11, ASM883128v2, whole genome shotgun sequence genomic DNA carries:
- the LOC116264570 gene encoding uncharacterized protein LOC116264570 isoform X1, translating to MLLHFHDPSKLKTRKVLFEEAYHAHDSDTLEQLKELSSRRKALEESINGSTFISEAIAREMSGGITSRHQQDLQKLENYLPLLENLIEHADMNGSDPRMLQWMVDLNLQWNSALSASSFFSLIGPKFFRIDNLRYELGMILFLYGALMRERAFEVLPDDLVQAATLFRKAAGVYNYLTHTILPVLQPFLPPERPPEVTTSMSSIMCLICLAEAQAVTTRKAEEKASRGSLLAKLHYGVTQLLIEAMTIIDSNIGDLSNISSQLIEFISLSSIMHESRSRRYMATELSRNGQVGLAIGILRHAVNEMNRRSPSEQSWRVVFEQEINALAEILQKLEQENDFVWLDKIPCLDELPFLEGKKIASIIPYAPVRLEKELVFRI from the exons ATGTTGCTGCACTTCCATGATCCTTCGAAACTAAAGACCAGGAAg GTTTTATTTGAAGAAGCATACCATGCACATGATTCTGATACACTGGAGCAACTGAAAGAGCTAAGTTCCAGGAGGAAAGCACTTGAAGAATCTATAAATGGAAGCACCTTCATTTCAGAAGCTATTGCTAGGGAAATGTCTGGAGGAATTACTTCTCGACATCAACAG GATCTGCAAAAATTGGAGAATTATTTGCCTTTGTTGGAGAACTTAATAGAGCATGCAGATATGAATGGTAGCGACCCTCGGATGCTTCAGTGGATGGTAGATCTTAATTTGCAATGGAATAGTGCACTTAGCGCATCTTCATTCTTCAGTCTTATAGGCCCTAAATTCTTTCGGATAGACAATCTTCGATATGAACTTGGAatgatcctttttctttatggTGCACTTATGCGGGAAAGAGCCTTTGAAGTGCTACCAGACG ACCTTGTACAGGCTGCTACTCTTTTCAGGAAAGCTGCTGGTGTTTACAACTATCTGACACACACCATACTCCCCGTTCTTCAGCCTTTTCTTCCTCCGGAAAGACCACCAGAAGTCACAACCTCGATGTCTTCTATTATGTGCCTTATTTGCCTGGCTGAAGCACAG GCTGTCACAACAAGGAAAGCTGAAGAAAAAGCTAGCAGGGGGAGCCTTCTCGCGAAGCTACATTATGGTGTTACTCAGTTGCTTATTGAGGCTATGACCATCATAGACTCAAACATAGGCGATTTGAGCAATATATCAAGTCAACTAATT GAGTTCATTTCCTTAAGCAGCATTATGCATGAATCAAGAAGCAGGAGATACATGGCTACAGAATTGAGCAGAAATGGGCAGGTGGGTCTTGCAATAGGAATTCTTCGTCATGCTGTCAATGAGATGAACAGAAGATCACCAAGCGAACAGAGTTGGCGTGTAGTTTTTGAACAAGAAATTAATGCACTTGCTGAGATTCTTCAGAAACTTGAGCAGGAGAATGATTTTGTGTGGCTTGATAAGATTCCTTGCTTGGATGAACTGCCATTTTTGGAGGGAAAGAAAATTGCAAGTATCATTCCTTATGCTCCTGTAAGGTTAGAAAAAGAACTTGTCTTCAGGATATAA
- the LOC116264570 gene encoding uncharacterized protein LOC116264570 isoform X2: MSGGITSRHQQDLQKLENYLPLLENLIEHADMNGSDPRMLQWMVDLNLQWNSALSASSFFSLIGPKFFRIDNLRYELGMILFLYGALMRERAFEVLPDDLVQAATLFRKAAGVYNYLTHTILPVLQPFLPPERPPEVTTSMSSIMCLICLAEAQAVTTRKAEEKASRGSLLAKLHYGVTQLLIEAMTIIDSNIGDLSNISSQLIEFISLSSIMHESRSRRYMATELSRNGQVGLAIGILRHAVNEMNRRSPSEQSWRVVFEQEINALAEILQKLEQENDFVWLDKIPCLDELPFLEGKKIASIIPYAPVRLEKELVFRI, translated from the exons ATGTCTGGAGGAATTACTTCTCGACATCAACAG GATCTGCAAAAATTGGAGAATTATTTGCCTTTGTTGGAGAACTTAATAGAGCATGCAGATATGAATGGTAGCGACCCTCGGATGCTTCAGTGGATGGTAGATCTTAATTTGCAATGGAATAGTGCACTTAGCGCATCTTCATTCTTCAGTCTTATAGGCCCTAAATTCTTTCGGATAGACAATCTTCGATATGAACTTGGAatgatcctttttctttatggTGCACTTATGCGGGAAAGAGCCTTTGAAGTGCTACCAGACG ACCTTGTACAGGCTGCTACTCTTTTCAGGAAAGCTGCTGGTGTTTACAACTATCTGACACACACCATACTCCCCGTTCTTCAGCCTTTTCTTCCTCCGGAAAGACCACCAGAAGTCACAACCTCGATGTCTTCTATTATGTGCCTTATTTGCCTGGCTGAAGCACAG GCTGTCACAACAAGGAAAGCTGAAGAAAAAGCTAGCAGGGGGAGCCTTCTCGCGAAGCTACATTATGGTGTTACTCAGTTGCTTATTGAGGCTATGACCATCATAGACTCAAACATAGGCGATTTGAGCAATATATCAAGTCAACTAATT GAGTTCATTTCCTTAAGCAGCATTATGCATGAATCAAGAAGCAGGAGATACATGGCTACAGAATTGAGCAGAAATGGGCAGGTGGGTCTTGCAATAGGAATTCTTCGTCATGCTGTCAATGAGATGAACAGAAGATCACCAAGCGAACAGAGTTGGCGTGTAGTTTTTGAACAAGAAATTAATGCACTTGCTGAGATTCTTCAGAAACTTGAGCAGGAGAATGATTTTGTGTGGCTTGATAAGATTCCTTGCTTGGATGAACTGCCATTTTTGGAGGGAAAGAAAATTGCAAGTATCATTCCTTATGCTCCTGTAAGGTTAGAAAAAGAACTTGTCTTCAGGATATAA
- the LOC116264149 gene encoding protein NARROW LEAF 1-like isoform X2, giving the protein MLEHQLQIRRRKQHLCYFRPMDDPNPAFPGSSAHTLQIKHGNPAIHESPSGGQHSESNTAAYFLWPGSTRLNDTAEERASYFWGLQKQLDSDGDGALPPGQQATTMLDLMIIRAFHSKILRRYSLGTAVGFRMRKGALTDIPAILVFVARKVHRRWLLDCQVLPTILVGPGGIWCDVDVVEFSYYTSLVATPKEQVYTELVEGLRGSDPCIGPGSQVSSQETYGTLGTIVRSRTGSHQVGFLTNRHVAVDLDYPNQKMFHPLPPNLGPGVYLGAVERATSFITDELWYGIFASSNPETFVRADGAFVPFSDSFDMSKVTTKVKGVGEMGEVMRVDLQAPVGSLIGKRVVKVGRSSGLTKGTILAYALEYNDEKGICFFTDFLVVGENRQTFDLEGDSGSLILVVGDDIEKPRPIGIIWGGTANRGRLKLKDGLGPENWTSAVDLGRLLDLLQLDLVTTDVSLQEGVEEKPECISNAASEPTVEELPPKGSTSPITSLTVKSKFDGCQTLHFEDMSSYGSRLAPQSSGIDMDVMFRQNDFVTRLAEPSTSVEHQFMQDFHVSLGHPNLNRNQFPENLSGLRDSKDGSNDDISIGLQLGDDTKRRRTA; this is encoded by the exons ATGTTGGAGCACCAGCTGCAAATCCGTCGAAGAAAGCAACATCTCTGCTACTTTAG GCCCATGGACGACCCCAACCCTGCTTTCCCTGGCTCCTCTGCGCACACGCTGCAAATCAAACATGGCAACCCGGCGATCCACGAATCTCCTTCAGGCGGTCAGCATTCAGAGAGCAACACGGCAGCCTACTTCCTTTGGCCAGGATCCACCCGCCTGAACGACACAGCCGAGGAGAGAGCCTCCTACTTCTGGGGTCTGCAGAAACAGCTGGATTCCGATGGGGACGGTGCGTTGCCGCCCGGGCAGCAGGCAACCACCATGCTTGATCTGATGATCATAAGGGCCTTCCACAGCAAGATCTTGAGGCGCTACAGCCTGGGCACTGCTGTCGGGTTCCGGATGAGGAAAGGTGCTCTTACTGACATTCCGGCCATACTAGTTTTTGTTGCCCGGAAGGTCCACCGGAGATGGTTGCTGGATTGCCAGGTCTTGCCTACAATACTCGTG GGTCCAGGCGGTATTTGGTGTGATGTGGATGTTGTGGAGTTCTCATATTATACTTCACTAGTTGCAACACCAAAAGAACAAGTTTACACTGAGCTAGTGGAGGGTCTAAGAGGAAGTGACCCGTGTATTGGTCCAGGATCCCAG GTTTCTAGCCAAGAAACATATGGGACGCTTGGAACCATTGTAAGAAGCCGTACTGGTTCTCATCAAGTTGGTTTCCTGACAAACCGTCATGTTGCTGTCGACTTGGATTATCCGAATCAGAAAATGTTTCATCCTTTACCTCCTAACCTTGGACCAGGTGTCTACCTAGGTGCAGTGGAGAGAGCGACTTCATTTATTACAGATGAGCTATGGTATGGGATCTTTGCTAGCAGTAATCCAG AAACATTTGTACGAGCTGATGGGGCTTTTGTCCCATTTTCGGATAGCTTTGATATGTCAAAAGTCACCACTAAAGTTAAAGGAGTTGGAGAGATGGGAGAGGTCATGCGAGTTGATTTGCAAGCACCTGTCGGGAGTCTCATCGGCAAACGCGTTGTGAAAGTTGGAAGGAGTTCTGGTCTAACTAAGGGCACCATCCTTGCATACGCACTGGAATATAATGATGAGAAGGGGATTTGTTTCTTCACTGATTTTCTTGTTGTTGGAGAAAATAGGCAGACATTTGATCTTGAAGGTGACAGTGGTAGTCTCATACTTGTTGTTGGTGATGACATAGAAAAGCCCAGGCCCATTGGCATCATATGGGGTGGCACTGCAAATCGAGGACGTCTCAAGCTTAAGGATGGATTGGGTCCTGAGAACTGGACCAGTGCCGTGGACCTTGGACGCCTTCTTGATCTACTTCAGCTTGATTTGGTCACTACAGATGTCAGTCTTCAAG AAGGCGTTGAAGAAAAACCAGAGTGCATATCAAATGCGGCTTCTGAACCAACTGTGGAGGAGCTACCTCCTAAAGGTTCTACATCTCCAATTACATCACTTACCGTGAAGTCCAAGTTTGATGGTTGTCAAACTCTTCACTTTGAGGATATGTCCAGCTATGGATCTCGTTTGGCACCACAGAGCAGTGGGATTGACATGGATGTGATGTTTCGGCAAAATGATTTCGTCACTAGGCTGGCAGAGCCATCAACTAGTGTAGAGCATCAGTTCATGCAGGATTTCCATGTGTCCTTGGGGCACCCTAATCTTAACAGGAACCAGTTTCCTGAAAACTTATCTGGGCTAAGAGATAGTAAAGATGGTTCAAATGATGATATCTCCATTGGTTTGCAACTAGGTGACGACACAAAGAGAAGGCGAACAGCATAA
- the LOC116264149 gene encoding protein NARROW LEAF 1-like isoform X3 encodes MLEHQLQIRRRKQHLCYFRPMDDPNPAFPGSSAHTLQIKHGNPAIHESPSGGQHSESNTAAYFLWPGSTRLNDTAEERASYFWGLQKQLDSDGDGALPPGQQATTMLDLMIIRAFHSKILRRYSLGTAVGFRMRKGALTDIPAILVFVARKVHRRWLLDCQVLPTILVGPGGIWCDVDVVEFSYYTSLVATPKEQVYTELVEGLRGSDPCIGPGSQVSSQETYGTLGTIVRSRTGSHQVGFLTNRHVAVDLDYPNQKMFHPLPPNLGPGVYLGAVERATSFITDELWYGIFASSNPETFVRADGAFVPFSDSFDMSKVTTKVKGVGEMGEVMRVDLQAPVGSLIGKRVVKVGRSSGLTKGTILAYALEYNDEKGICFFTDFLVVGENRQTFDLEGDSGSLILVVGDDIEKPRPIGIIWGGTANRGRLKLKDGLGPENWTSAVDLGRLLDLLQLDLVTTDVSLQGVEEKPECISNAASEPTVEELPPKGSTSPITSLTVKSKFDGCQTLHFEDMSSYGSRLAPQSSGIDMDVMFRQNDFVTRLAEPSTSVEHQFMQDFHVSLGHPNLNRNQFPENLSGLRDSKDGSNDDISIGLQLGDDTKRRRTA; translated from the exons ATGTTGGAGCACCAGCTGCAAATCCGTCGAAGAAAGCAACATCTCTGCTACTTTAG GCCCATGGACGACCCCAACCCTGCTTTCCCTGGCTCCTCTGCGCACACGCTGCAAATCAAACATGGCAACCCGGCGATCCACGAATCTCCTTCAGGCGGTCAGCATTCAGAGAGCAACACGGCAGCCTACTTCCTTTGGCCAGGATCCACCCGCCTGAACGACACAGCCGAGGAGAGAGCCTCCTACTTCTGGGGTCTGCAGAAACAGCTGGATTCCGATGGGGACGGTGCGTTGCCGCCCGGGCAGCAGGCAACCACCATGCTTGATCTGATGATCATAAGGGCCTTCCACAGCAAGATCTTGAGGCGCTACAGCCTGGGCACTGCTGTCGGGTTCCGGATGAGGAAAGGTGCTCTTACTGACATTCCGGCCATACTAGTTTTTGTTGCCCGGAAGGTCCACCGGAGATGGTTGCTGGATTGCCAGGTCTTGCCTACAATACTCGTG GGTCCAGGCGGTATTTGGTGTGATGTGGATGTTGTGGAGTTCTCATATTATACTTCACTAGTTGCAACACCAAAAGAACAAGTTTACACTGAGCTAGTGGAGGGTCTAAGAGGAAGTGACCCGTGTATTGGTCCAGGATCCCAG GTTTCTAGCCAAGAAACATATGGGACGCTTGGAACCATTGTAAGAAGCCGTACTGGTTCTCATCAAGTTGGTTTCCTGACAAACCGTCATGTTGCTGTCGACTTGGATTATCCGAATCAGAAAATGTTTCATCCTTTACCTCCTAACCTTGGACCAGGTGTCTACCTAGGTGCAGTGGAGAGAGCGACTTCATTTATTACAGATGAGCTATGGTATGGGATCTTTGCTAGCAGTAATCCAG AAACATTTGTACGAGCTGATGGGGCTTTTGTCCCATTTTCGGATAGCTTTGATATGTCAAAAGTCACCACTAAAGTTAAAGGAGTTGGAGAGATGGGAGAGGTCATGCGAGTTGATTTGCAAGCACCTGTCGGGAGTCTCATCGGCAAACGCGTTGTGAAAGTTGGAAGGAGTTCTGGTCTAACTAAGGGCACCATCCTTGCATACGCACTGGAATATAATGATGAGAAGGGGATTTGTTTCTTCACTGATTTTCTTGTTGTTGGAGAAAATAGGCAGACATTTGATCTTGAAGGTGACAGTGGTAGTCTCATACTTGTTGTTGGTGATGACATAGAAAAGCCCAGGCCCATTGGCATCATATGGGGTGGCACTGCAAATCGAGGACGTCTCAAGCTTAAGGATGGATTGGGTCCTGAGAACTGGACCAGTGCCGTGGACCTTGGACGCCTTCTTGATCTACTTCAGCTTGATTTGGTCACTACAGATGTCAGTCTTCAAG GCGTTGAAGAAAAACCAGAGTGCATATCAAATGCGGCTTCTGAACCAACTGTGGAGGAGCTACCTCCTAAAGGTTCTACATCTCCAATTACATCACTTACCGTGAAGTCCAAGTTTGATGGTTGTCAAACTCTTCACTTTGAGGATATGTCCAGCTATGGATCTCGTTTGGCACCACAGAGCAGTGGGATTGACATGGATGTGATGTTTCGGCAAAATGATTTCGTCACTAGGCTGGCAGAGCCATCAACTAGTGTAGAGCATCAGTTCATGCAGGATTTCCATGTGTCCTTGGGGCACCCTAATCTTAACAGGAACCAGTTTCCTGAAAACTTATCTGGGCTAAGAGATAGTAAAGATGGTTCAAATGATGATATCTCCATTGGTTTGCAACTAGGTGACGACACAAAGAGAAGGCGAACAGCATAA
- the LOC116264149 gene encoding protein NARROW LEAF 1-like isoform X1, translated as MLEHQLQIRRRKQHLCYFRPMDDPNPAFPGSSAHTLQIKHGNPAIHESPSGGQHSESNTAAYFLWPGSTRLNDTAEERASYFWGLQKQLDSDGDGALPPGQQATTMLDLMIIRAFHSKILRRYSLGTAVGFRMRKGALTDIPAILVFVARKVHRRWLLDCQVLPTILVGPGGIWCDVDVVEFSYYTSLVATPKEQVYTELVEGLRGSDPCIGPGSQVSSQETYGTLGTIVRSRTGSHQVGFLTNRHVAVDLDYPNQKMFHPLPPNLGPGVYLGAVERATSFITDELWYGIFASSNPETFVRADGAFVPFSDSFDMSKVTTKVKGVGEMGEVMRVDLQAPVGSLIGKRVVKVGRSSGLTKGTILAYALEYNDEKGICFFTDFLVVGENRQTFDLEGDSGSLILVVGDDIEKPRPIGIIWGGTANRGRLKLKDGLGPENWTSAVDLGRLLDLLQLDLVTTDVSLQAAFDNDTCLEPEGVEEKPECISNAASEPTVEELPPKGSTSPITSLTVKSKFDGCQTLHFEDMSSYGSRLAPQSSGIDMDVMFRQNDFVTRLAEPSTSVEHQFMQDFHVSLGHPNLNRNQFPENLSGLRDSKDGSNDDISIGLQLGDDTKRRRTA; from the exons ATGTTGGAGCACCAGCTGCAAATCCGTCGAAGAAAGCAACATCTCTGCTACTTTAG GCCCATGGACGACCCCAACCCTGCTTTCCCTGGCTCCTCTGCGCACACGCTGCAAATCAAACATGGCAACCCGGCGATCCACGAATCTCCTTCAGGCGGTCAGCATTCAGAGAGCAACACGGCAGCCTACTTCCTTTGGCCAGGATCCACCCGCCTGAACGACACAGCCGAGGAGAGAGCCTCCTACTTCTGGGGTCTGCAGAAACAGCTGGATTCCGATGGGGACGGTGCGTTGCCGCCCGGGCAGCAGGCAACCACCATGCTTGATCTGATGATCATAAGGGCCTTCCACAGCAAGATCTTGAGGCGCTACAGCCTGGGCACTGCTGTCGGGTTCCGGATGAGGAAAGGTGCTCTTACTGACATTCCGGCCATACTAGTTTTTGTTGCCCGGAAGGTCCACCGGAGATGGTTGCTGGATTGCCAGGTCTTGCCTACAATACTCGTG GGTCCAGGCGGTATTTGGTGTGATGTGGATGTTGTGGAGTTCTCATATTATACTTCACTAGTTGCAACACCAAAAGAACAAGTTTACACTGAGCTAGTGGAGGGTCTAAGAGGAAGTGACCCGTGTATTGGTCCAGGATCCCAG GTTTCTAGCCAAGAAACATATGGGACGCTTGGAACCATTGTAAGAAGCCGTACTGGTTCTCATCAAGTTGGTTTCCTGACAAACCGTCATGTTGCTGTCGACTTGGATTATCCGAATCAGAAAATGTTTCATCCTTTACCTCCTAACCTTGGACCAGGTGTCTACCTAGGTGCAGTGGAGAGAGCGACTTCATTTATTACAGATGAGCTATGGTATGGGATCTTTGCTAGCAGTAATCCAG AAACATTTGTACGAGCTGATGGGGCTTTTGTCCCATTTTCGGATAGCTTTGATATGTCAAAAGTCACCACTAAAGTTAAAGGAGTTGGAGAGATGGGAGAGGTCATGCGAGTTGATTTGCAAGCACCTGTCGGGAGTCTCATCGGCAAACGCGTTGTGAAAGTTGGAAGGAGTTCTGGTCTAACTAAGGGCACCATCCTTGCATACGCACTGGAATATAATGATGAGAAGGGGATTTGTTTCTTCACTGATTTTCTTGTTGTTGGAGAAAATAGGCAGACATTTGATCTTGAAGGTGACAGTGGTAGTCTCATACTTGTTGTTGGTGATGACATAGAAAAGCCCAGGCCCATTGGCATCATATGGGGTGGCACTGCAAATCGAGGACGTCTCAAGCTTAAGGATGGATTGGGTCCTGAGAACTGGACCAGTGCCGTGGACCTTGGACGCCTTCTTGATCTACTTCAGCTTGATTTGGTCACTACAGATGTCAGTCTTCAAG CGGCTTTTGATAATGACACTTGTCTTGAACCAGAAGGCGTTGAAGAAAAACCAGAGTGCATATCAAATGCGGCTTCTGAACCAACTGTGGAGGAGCTACCTCCTAAAGGTTCTACATCTCCAATTACATCACTTACCGTGAAGTCCAAGTTTGATGGTTGTCAAACTCTTCACTTTGAGGATATGTCCAGCTATGGATCTCGTTTGGCACCACAGAGCAGTGGGATTGACATGGATGTGATGTTTCGGCAAAATGATTTCGTCACTAGGCTGGCAGAGCCATCAACTAGTGTAGAGCATCAGTTCATGCAGGATTTCCATGTGTCCTTGGGGCACCCTAATCTTAACAGGAACCAGTTTCCTGAAAACTTATCTGGGCTAAGAGATAGTAAAGATGGTTCAAATGATGATATCTCCATTGGTTTGCAACTAGGTGACGACACAAAGAGAAGGCGAACAGCATAA
- the LOC116264918 gene encoding protein transport protein SEC31-like, which translates to MAKAASPTELDSVPFAPPPVSAPPPAAPAAAYADSLDSSPRSRGTDSEPFRWDDVPPAAASAAVPPAPSTKLRLMCSYGGRIIPRPHDKSLCYLGGETRIVVADRHASLADLTARLSRLLLAGRPFSLKYQLPHEDLDSLISVTTDDDLDNMIEEYDRCASSPKPSRLRLFLFPAKPDTASSLGSLLEDAKAETWFVDALNGTVPVGLPRGFSDTAAASVNRLLGLDSGVTAEWDHHDPSASEDSGAAAAGTGSAGKAAKAEVQSVPDSPMMETSSSFGSTSSAPSVSNLPSAGTKAEDPAVGGSGVAVGLSGIEEQLGQMTLAPEIAKRLPEHEVPPRENPAPPPQAAPKPVYYQDSVRVPTAPVANPTAIDPKRELADHSYRVQMQYPADPGFLVPQALPPEYHYIHPQIAAIPPPPMPSFYQVHHHPQQTQQQSQQPQVDQPIPMFFLHPQTSTMATLRQNQAYNLAAYQSAVADSSSKPVAAPAPPPAKDPSPALPYPPPPAPSTSRPPPRPELTSNIYRTAASAAAMPLTSTPLVHASEQQQYAGYRHLLRPPTHLGYDYGDAFPQQIFYSQQIPVSAAAGEAAAQLSPDTKQARS; encoded by the exons ATGGCGAAGGCCGCCTCCCCGACGGAGCTCGACTCCGTCCCCTTCGCCCCCCCGCCCGTCTCCGCCCCCCCACCGGCCGCACCCGCCGCTGCCTACGCCGACTCTCTGGACTCCTCTCCTCGTTCTCGCGGCACCGACTCGGAGCCATTTCGGTGGGATGATGTCCCTCCAGCGGCCGCTTCTGCTGCCGTCCCTCCTGCCCCTTCTACCAAGCTCCGGCTAATGTGCAGCTATGGCGGGAGGATCATTCCCCGTCCTCATGACAAGTCCCTGTGCTATCTCGGCGGCGAGACCCGCATCGTCGTCGCCGACCGCCATGCGTCGCTGGCCGACCTCACCGCTCGCCTATCCAGGCTGCTTCTCGCCGGGAGGCCGTTCTCTCTTAAGTATCAGCTCCCCCACGAGGACCTGGACTCCCTGATCTCCGTCACGACCGACGACGACCTCGATAACATGATTGAAGAGTACGACCGGTGCGCCTCCTCGCCGAAGCCCTCCCGCCTTCGCCTGTTCCTTTTTCCGGCCAAGCCTGACACCGCCTCCAGCCTCGGCTCCCTCCTGGAGGACGCCAAGGCCGAGACCTGGTTCGTCGATGCCCTCAACGGCACCGTTCCCGTCGGCCTTCCCCGCGGATTCTCCGATACCGCCGCGGCGTCTGTTAACCGTCTTCTCGGGCTTGACTCCGGCGTCACCGCCGAATGGGACCACCATGACCCTTCTGCGTCGGAGGACAGTGGTGCTGCTGCGGCTGGCACTGGCAGCGCAGGCAAGGCAGCGAAGGCGGAGGTACAGTCGGTGCCGGACTCGCCGATGATGGAGACGTCGTCTTCGTTTGGGTCGACGTCCTCCGCGCCATCGGTGTCGAACCTGCCGTCCGCGGGAACCAAGGCGGAGGATCCGGCGGTTGGTGGTAGTGGGGTCGCTGTGGGCCTGAGTGGCATTGAGGAACAGCTTGGACAGATGACTCTTGCTCCCGAGATAGCGAAGCGCCTGCCGGAGCACGAGGTTCCCCCCAG ggagAATCCTGCTCCGCCTCCCCAGGCTGCGCCCAAACCAGTATACTATCAGGATTCAGTCAGGGTTCCGACTGCGCCTGTCGCCAATCCGACTGCCATTGATCCCAAGAGGGAACTAGCTGATCACAGTTACAGGGTCCAGATGCAGTATCCGGCAGACCCCGGGTTCCTTGTCCCGCAAGCACTGCCGCCAGAGTATCACTATATCCACCCTCAAATTGCAGCAATTCCTCCTCCACCCATGCCTTCGTTTTACCAAGTGCATCACCATCCCCAGCAAACTCAGCAACAATCCCAGCAGCCACAAGTCGATCAACCGATCCCAATGTTTTTCCTGCATCCCCAGACCTCCACCATGGCTACACTGAGGCAGAATCAGGCCTATAATTTGGCTGCATATCAATCTGCCGTGGCGGATTCCTCAAGCAAGCCTGTGGCAGCTCCAGCGCCACCCCCAGCAAAAGACCCATCACCTGCTCTTCCATACCCGCCGCCCCCAGCACCATCCACCTCTCGTCCTCCTCCACGGCCTGAATTGACGAGCAACATATATAGGACAGCTGCTAGTGCTGCAGCCATGCCATTGACTTCTACACCATTGGTTCATGCTTCTGAGCAGCAGCAGTATGCGGGTTACAGGCATCTTCTGCGTCCACCTACCCACTTGGGTTATGACTATGGCGATGCCTTCCCGCAGCAAATATTCTACAGCCAGCAAATACCTGTAAGTGCTGCTGCAGGGGAGGCAGCTGCACAACTATCGCCAGATACAAAGCAAGCTAGGTCATAG